A window of the Streptomyces luomodiensis genome harbors these coding sequences:
- a CDS encoding glycoside hydrolase family 15 protein, whose amino-acid sequence MAQRIDDYALIGDHQTAALISRHGSIDWLCLPRFDSPACFAALVGDHDNGHWRLAPKGAGDCTRRRYLDDSLVLESVWETGTGTVKVIDFMPQRDRAPDVVRIVEGVSGSVEMLGVLRLRFDYGRVIPWMRRTDGHRIAVAGPDSVWLRSEPEVRTYGKDFSTRSEFTVSAGDRVAFVLTWHPSHEPRPQLVDPYDSLRSSLADWRDWAARCRYQGPYRDAVMRSLITLKALTYAPSGGIVAAPTTSLPEELGGVRNWDYRYCWLRDSTLTLNALLRAGYQEEAAAWRDWLLRAIAGDPAELQIMYGLGGERRIHEHELPWLEGYDRSAPVRVGNGAVDQRQLDVYGEVLDTFHVARAAGLPAEPHAWKIQTALMDFLESAWRDPDEGLWEVRGPRRHFVHSKVMAWVAADRAVRALEAHPELSGDADRWRAMRDAVHQEVCEKGYDPARSTFTQSYGSAELDAATLLIPRVGFLPATDPRVTGTIDAIRRELSEDGLIRRYTTDGGVDGLPGSEGAFLACSFWLADALQLAGRHKDARTLFERLLTFRNDVGLLAEEYDPAAGRQLGNFPQAFSHIGLVGTALTLAEGPRAD is encoded by the coding sequence ATGGCTCAGCGCATCGACGACTACGCCCTCATCGGTGACCACCAGACGGCGGCCCTGATCAGCCGCCACGGCTCGATCGACTGGCTGTGCCTGCCCCGCTTCGACTCACCGGCCTGCTTCGCCGCGCTCGTCGGCGACCACGACAACGGGCACTGGCGGCTCGCCCCCAAGGGCGCGGGCGACTGCACCCGCCGCCGCTACCTCGACGACTCCCTCGTCCTGGAGTCGGTCTGGGAGACCGGGACGGGCACGGTCAAGGTCATCGACTTCATGCCGCAGCGCGACCGCGCCCCCGACGTCGTCCGCATCGTCGAGGGCGTCTCCGGCAGCGTCGAGATGCTCGGCGTCCTCCGGCTGCGCTTCGACTACGGCCGGGTCATCCCCTGGATGCGCCGCACCGACGGCCACCGGATCGCGGTCGCCGGACCCGACTCCGTATGGCTGCGCTCGGAGCCCGAGGTCCGCACCTACGGCAAGGACTTCAGCACCCGCTCCGAGTTCACCGTCTCGGCCGGGGACCGGGTGGCCTTCGTACTCACCTGGCACCCCTCCCACGAGCCCCGCCCTCAGCTCGTCGACCCGTACGACTCCCTCCGCTCCAGCCTGGCCGACTGGCGCGACTGGGCCGCCCGCTGCCGCTACCAGGGCCCGTACCGGGACGCCGTCATGCGCTCCCTGATCACCCTCAAGGCGCTCACCTACGCGCCGAGCGGCGGTATCGTCGCGGCCCCCACCACCTCGCTGCCCGAGGAACTCGGCGGGGTCCGCAACTGGGACTACCGCTACTGCTGGCTGCGCGACTCCACCCTCACCCTGAACGCCCTGCTCCGCGCCGGCTACCAGGAGGAGGCCGCCGCCTGGCGCGACTGGCTGCTGCGGGCGATCGCCGGCGACCCGGCCGAGCTACAGATCATGTACGGCCTCGGGGGCGAGCGCCGCATCCACGAACACGAGCTCCCCTGGCTGGAGGGGTACGACCGCTCGGCCCCCGTCCGGGTCGGCAATGGCGCGGTCGACCAGCGCCAGCTCGACGTCTACGGCGAGGTGCTCGACACCTTCCACGTGGCCCGCGCCGCGGGGCTGCCCGCCGAACCGCACGCCTGGAAGATCCAGACCGCGCTCATGGACTTCCTGGAGTCCGCCTGGCGCGACCCCGACGAGGGGCTGTGGGAGGTCCGCGGGCCCCGCCGCCACTTCGTCCACTCCAAGGTCATGGCCTGGGTCGCCGCCGACCGCGCCGTCCGCGCCCTCGAGGCCCACCCCGAGCTGAGCGGCGACGCGGACCGCTGGCGCGCCATGCGCGACGCCGTCCACCAGGAGGTCTGCGAAAAGGGCTACGACCCCGCGCGGTCCACCTTCACCCAGTCCTACGGATCCGCCGAGCTGGACGCCGCGACCCTGCTCATCCCCCGCGTCGGCTTCCTCCCCGCCACCGACCCCCGCGTCACCGGCACCATCGACGCGATCCGCCGCGAGCTCAGCGAGGACGGCCTGATCCGCCGCTACACCACCGACGGCGGTGTGGACGGCCTCCCCGGCTCCGAGGGCGCCTTCCTCGCCTGCTCCTTCTGGCTCGCCGACGCCCTCCAGCTGGCCGGCCGCCACAAGGACGCCCGGACGCTCTTCGAACGCCTCCTCACGTTCCGCAACGACGTCGGACTCCTCGCCGAGGAGTACGACCCGGCGGCCGGCCGGCAGCTCGGCAACTTCCCCCAGGCGTTCAGCCACATCGGGCTGGTGGGGACCGCCCTCACCCTCGCGGAAGGGCCCAGGGCAGACTGA
- a CDS encoding SDR family oxidoreductase translates to MDLGLKDRVYIVTGATRGLGLATARELIADGAKTVITGRDADTAAAVAADLGPNAVGVAADNADPEAAARLIATARERFGGFDGILISVGGPPAGFTADLTDAQWQSAFDSVFLGAVRLARTAAEQLSSGGVIGFVLSGSVHEPIPGLTISNGLRPGLAGFAKSLSVELGPRGIRVLGLLPGRIATDRVRELDSLSGDADVAQERASASIPLRRYGTPEEFGKSAAFLLSPAASYLTGLMLPVDGGALHGI, encoded by the coding sequence ATGGATCTTGGACTCAAAGACCGCGTGTACATCGTCACCGGGGCCACCCGCGGGCTCGGCCTCGCGACCGCCCGTGAGCTGATCGCCGACGGCGCGAAGACCGTCATCACCGGCCGCGACGCCGACACGGCGGCCGCCGTCGCCGCCGACCTCGGCCCGAACGCCGTCGGCGTCGCCGCCGACAACGCCGACCCCGAGGCCGCGGCCCGTCTGATCGCCACCGCCCGCGAGCGCTTCGGCGGCTTCGACGGCATCCTCATCAGCGTCGGCGGCCCGCCGGCCGGATTCACGGCCGACCTCACCGACGCCCAGTGGCAGAGCGCCTTCGACTCCGTCTTCCTCGGCGCCGTCCGCCTCGCCCGCACCGCCGCCGAGCAGCTCTCCTCCGGCGGCGTGATCGGCTTCGTCCTCTCCGGCTCCGTCCACGAGCCGATCCCCGGCCTCACCATCTCCAACGGCCTGCGGCCGGGCCTCGCCGGTTTCGCGAAGTCCCTCTCCGTCGAGCTCGGCCCCCGCGGCATCCGCGTCCTGGGCCTCCTCCCGGGCCGCATCGCCACCGACCGCGTACGCGAGCTCGACAGCCTCTCCGGCGACGCGGACGTGGCACAGGAGCGGGCCTCGGCCTCGATTCCGCTGCGGCGGTACGGGACGCCGGAGGAGTTCGGCAAGTCCGCCGCGTTCCTCCTCTCCCCGGCCGCGTCGTACCTCACCGGCCTGATGCTCCCCGTGGACGGCGGCGCCCTCCACGGCATCTGA
- the amaP gene encoding alkaline shock response membrane anchor protein AmaP codes for MLSVVNRVLLGVLGLVLAGVGAVVLAGWPPFDGRDDVLLSRADRTRWRDAGWWWPAVIAALAVLFVLALCWFLAQLRRRRLHEVLVETGDGEGALLRGRALEAALLADAESLDGVERAHVLLRGRRTTPEARMGLVLEPGVEPKLTLDGLRAEVLERARGSAGLERLPAEVRVRVARHGAERAR; via the coding sequence ATGCTGAGCGTCGTCAACCGGGTGCTGCTGGGCGTCCTGGGTCTGGTGCTGGCCGGGGTGGGAGCGGTGGTCCTGGCCGGGTGGCCGCCGTTCGACGGACGGGACGATGTGCTGCTCAGCCGGGCGGACCGGACGCGCTGGCGGGACGCCGGGTGGTGGTGGCCGGCCGTCATCGCGGCGCTGGCGGTGCTGTTCGTGCTCGCGCTGTGCTGGTTCCTGGCACAGCTGCGGCGACGCCGGCTGCATGAGGTGCTGGTGGAGACGGGCGACGGCGAGGGCGCGCTGCTGCGGGGGCGGGCGCTGGAGGCGGCGCTGCTGGCGGACGCGGAGTCGCTGGACGGCGTGGAGCGGGCCCATGTGCTGCTGCGCGGCCGGCGGACCACACCGGAGGCCCGGATGGGGCTGGTGCTGGAGCCGGGCGTGGAGCCGAAGCTGACGCTGGACGGGCTGCGGGCGGAGGTCCTGGAGCGTGCGCGGGGCTCGGCGGGGCTGGAGCGGCTGCCGGCGGAGGTGCGGGTGCGGGTGGCGCGGCACGGGGCGGAGCGGGCGCGGTAG
- a CDS encoding DUF6286 domain-containing protein translates to MNADQKMRQSTSASAYGAGERTGAGSGAGQGDPPVRVRRFWSVRRVPAGIVALVTAAVAGLLLYDVAAVRSGWSAMRWRDWLAAQLASRPLDDVWVMGGAALLAALGVWMVVLAMTPGMRGVLPMRSPGAGAGAGAGAGAGAEASGGGAAGAGGAGGVRAGIDRASAGLVLRDRAMEVPGVRSARVDVGRRRIRARALAHFRDLDEVRADLDAALHEGIRQLGLARRPALSVHVRRFAKSKTR, encoded by the coding sequence ATGAACGCGGACCAGAAGATGCGTCAGTCCACGTCGGCGTCGGCGTACGGCGCGGGGGAGCGGACGGGGGCGGGCTCCGGCGCGGGGCAAGGGGATCCGCCCGTTCGGGTAAGGCGCTTCTGGTCCGTGCGGCGGGTACCGGCAGGGATCGTCGCCCTGGTCACAGCCGCCGTCGCCGGGCTGTTGCTGTACGACGTGGCGGCCGTGCGCTCGGGCTGGTCCGCGATGCGCTGGCGGGATTGGCTCGCCGCGCAACTCGCCTCGCGGCCGCTGGACGACGTGTGGGTCATGGGCGGGGCGGCGCTGCTGGCCGCGCTGGGGGTGTGGATGGTGGTCCTCGCGATGACGCCGGGGATGCGCGGGGTGCTCCCTATGCGTTCGCCGGGTGCGGGTGCGGGTGCGGGTGCGGGTGCGGGTGCGGGTGCGGAGGCGTCTGGTGGGGGTGCGGCCGGGGCCGGGGGCGCGGGTGGCGTTCGGGCGGGGATCGACCGGGCCTCGGCGGGGCTGGTGCTGCGGGACCGGGCGATGGAGGTGCCCGGTGTGCGGTCGGCCCGCGTCGACGTCGGCCGTCGGCGGATCAGGGCCCGCGCGCTGGCCCACTTCCGCGATCTCGACGAGGTGCGGGCGGATCTGGATGCCGCCCTCCACGAGGGCATCCGGCAGCTGGGCCTGGCCCGGCGGCCCGCCCTGTCCGTCCATGTCCGGCGGTTCGCGAAGTCGAAGACGAGGTGA
- a CDS encoding Asp23/Gls24 family envelope stress response protein → MSETAPRNRPENPATEPAAGTPKTLGAGSGAGGGTAPGTPDRTRRSGGDPASRGRTTIADGVVEKIAGMAARDVVGVHAMGGGLARTFGVVRDRVPGGRSVTRGVKAEVGEVQTALDLEIVVDYGVSIIDVARAVRENVIAAVERMTGLEVVEVNIAVSDVKLPDEEEEAPEPRLQ, encoded by the coding sequence ATGTCCGAGACCGCACCACGGAACCGACCCGAGAACCCCGCCACGGAGCCCGCCGCCGGTACACCCAAGACGCTGGGCGCCGGGAGTGGCGCCGGAGGCGGCACCGCCCCCGGGACCCCCGACCGGACCCGGCGGAGCGGTGGTGACCCCGCCTCGCGGGGGCGTACCACCATCGCCGATGGCGTCGTCGAGAAGATCGCTGGTATGGCGGCCCGGGATGTGGTCGGCGTCCATGCGATGGGCGGCGGCCTCGCGCGCACCTTCGGGGTCGTACGGGACCGGGTGCCCGGCGGCCGGTCGGTCACCCGAGGGGTGAAGGCGGAGGTGGGGGAGGTACAGACGGCCCTCGACCTGGAGATCGTGGTGGACTACGGGGTCTCCATTATCGATGTCGCACGGGCTGTGCGGGAGAACGTGATCGCGGCGGTCGAGCGGATGACCGGCCTCGAGGTGGTCGAGGTCAATATCGCGGTCAGCGATGTGAAGTTGCCGGACGAAGAAGAGGAAGCGCCGGAGCCGCGGCTCCAGTAG
- a CDS encoding nucleopolyhedrovirus P10 family protein, with translation MVTDRLAQTVREQLRLGRLLPLGGPEDGSWITEHAASEVLGRAAHEVTDARLEALRIGPADPDTASTPAVPPPPSALPPGPLRIATECGATLEEALPVTADRLREVLLDEAADRLGLLVEAVDVRVTKVLEEPQPPRHHPKAPEEPQPPRHHPKAPEEPQPPPHHPPQPQPTPRPTTEHPEPPDPATRAAASVPGVARLTPVLGSSRAVRIEGAHIRVELAVAAGHRALDVARAVRTAVAEAVPPPEDQPTTVAVLVTAVDP, from the coding sequence GTGGTCACGGACCGGCTCGCGCAGACCGTAAGGGAGCAGTTGCGGCTCGGCCGGCTGCTGCCCCTGGGTGGGCCGGAGGACGGCTCCTGGATCACCGAGCACGCGGCGAGCGAGGTGCTCGGGCGGGCCGCGCACGAGGTTACGGACGCACGTCTGGAAGCGCTCCGGATCGGCCCCGCCGACCCCGACACCGCCTCCACACCGGCCGTTCCGCCCCCGCCGAGCGCGCTGCCGCCGGGCCCCCTGCGTATCGCCACGGAGTGCGGGGCGACGCTGGAGGAAGCGCTTCCGGTGACGGCGGACCGGCTGCGCGAGGTGCTGCTCGACGAGGCGGCGGACCGGCTGGGCCTCCTGGTGGAGGCAGTGGACGTACGGGTGACGAAGGTGCTGGAGGAACCCCAGCCCCCACGACACCACCCGAAGGCACCGGAGGAACCCCAGCCCCCACGACACCACCCGAAGGCGCCGGAGGAACCCCAGCCCCCACCGCACCACCCACCACAACCGCAACCCACACCACGGCCGACCACCGAGCATCCCGAGCCCCCCGACCCCGCCACCCGCGCCGCCGCCTCCGTGCCCGGCGTCGCCCGCCTCACGCCCGTGCTGGGCTCGTCCCGCGCCGTACGGATCGAGGGCGCGCACATCCGGGTCGAGCTGGCCGTGGCGGCGGGCCACCGCGCCCTGGACGTGGCGAGGGCGGTGCGGACGGCGGTGGCCGAGGCGGTCCCGCCCCCGGAAGACCAGCCGACCACGGTGGCCGTCCTGGTCACCGCCGTGGACCCCTGA
- a CDS encoding response regulator, with protein sequence MEENLIALEAVLGPLDQQLVRARSGEEALKAMLRQDFAVVLLDVLMPGMDGFETAANIKRLDQTKDVPIILLTGTDADSDYAYRGYAIGAADFLTKPFDPWLLRTKVNVFLEMHRKHRRLEARSEQLADRVAELERTVEELRKHRAER encoded by the coding sequence ATGGAGGAGAACCTGATCGCGCTGGAGGCCGTCCTCGGTCCGCTCGATCAGCAGCTCGTCCGCGCCCGCTCCGGCGAGGAGGCACTGAAGGCGATGCTGCGGCAGGACTTCGCCGTCGTTCTGCTCGATGTGCTGATGCCGGGCATGGACGGCTTCGAGACCGCCGCCAACATCAAGCGGCTCGACCAGACCAAGGACGTGCCGATCATCCTGCTGACCGGGACCGACGCCGACTCCGACTACGCCTACCGGGGCTATGCGATCGGCGCCGCCGACTTCCTCACCAAACCCTTCGATCCCTGGCTGCTGCGGACGAAGGTCAACGTCTTCCTGGAGATGCACCGTAAGCACCGTCGGCTCGAGGCGCGGAGCGAGCAGCTGGCCGATCGGGTGGCGGAGTTGGAACGCACCGTCGAGGAGCTGCGGAAGCACCGCGCCGAGCGTTGA
- a CDS encoding HAMP domain-containing protein translates to MALDPIPTDTSSARTVEHRESVRPSGLARGEESASAAELRPLLAAMNALCDGDFTVRADSSAEGLVGEMAGVFNQLVGRNAHLAGELQRVRREVVRQGRLDERITASPGQGAWTTSVDAANQLVDALVGPVCNATRVLDAIASGDLTQRVDLHDGNRQLRGDLRRLGRGVNRTVDQLSLFTGELTRIAREVGIEGRLGGRAKVRGLSGDWRMVTEAVNTMASRLTAQVRDIAEVTTAVARGDLTRQVTVEATGELLELKLTVNTMVDQLRAFADEVTRVAREVGTEGELGGRAQVRGVSGVWKDLTDSVNFMASNLTSQVRNIAQVTTAVADGDLSQKITVDAKGEILQLKSRINTMVDQLSAFADEVTRVAREVGTEGRLGGRAQVRGVSGVWRDLTENVNFMADNLTSQVRNIAQVATAVAEGDLSKTITVEAKGEILELKSTINTMVDRLSSFADEVTRVAREVGTEGNLGGQAQVRGVSGVWKDLTENVNSMALNLTSQVRNIAQVTTAVADGDLSKKITVNARGEILELKETVNSMVQQLRAFADEVTRVAREVGTEGQLGGRAGVPGASGVWKDLTDNVNFMAFNLTSQVRNIAQVATAVAEGDLSKKIDVDARGEILELKTTINTMVDTLSSFSSEVTRVAREVGSEGRLGGQARVEGVYGTWKRLTTGVNELALNLTTQVRAIAEVASAVAQGDMSGSISVEAQGEVAELKNNVNLMVANLRETTRAKDWLESNLARIASLMQGHRDLVEVADLILSELTPLVNAQFGAFFLRAGDTEAGADVCAEVGMDVGADAGAGVGADAGTGDGGVAGGGQGLELIAGYGTDHSAAGADQSATRGGGPAPGTGPPGRGLVAQAALEKKRILINDVPPDYITISSGLGSALPASVVILPILYEDQVLGVIELASFSRFSEVHLAFIDQFVNTIGVSINTIIANARTESLLSESQRLTTELRQRSDELQRSNAELEEKAALLATASQYKSEFLANMSHELRTPLNSLLILARLLADNPEGRLSGQEVQFAATIHRSGSDLLQLINDILDLSKIEAGRMDVRPKKLPLVKILDYVNATFRPLAADRGLSFEIAVGEDVPRDMFSDEQRLQQILRNLLSNALKFTSSGGVTLRVERVPAARFEEETLRGADAVIAFSVTDTGIGIPPEKLPVIFEAFQQSDGTTSRKYGGTGLGLSISREIAGMLGGRIVAASELGVGSRFTLYVPAHYRGVAPVPDPSDPKATGSTVPAVVRPQPDEPLADTADHAPSGIFGETDTRVGGPAPGGETEGGSGTQGGFGGESEGRGDGGPETTQLKEWQHGHSGRVLNGRRILIVDDDIRNVFALTHVLGRVGMTVKYAENGREGLEVLHRNPDVSLVLMDVMMPEMDGYETIRVIRNTPRLADVPIIALTAKVMPGDREKAIDSGANGYVPKPVDVDRLMSAIVELLDSTGGAGSEGATSGDDGGDGVGGDGGDDAGRAGEGGGEDEGVGQGGSVSAEAAPPRPRQGER, encoded by the coding sequence ATGGCACTCGACCCGATCCCCACCGACACGTCTTCAGCGCGGACCGTGGAACATCGGGAATCCGTCCGGCCGTCCGGCCTGGCGCGCGGTGAGGAGTCCGCGTCGGCGGCCGAGTTGCGTCCCCTGCTCGCGGCGATGAACGCCTTGTGCGACGGCGACTTCACCGTCCGTGCGGACAGCTCGGCCGAGGGCCTCGTCGGCGAGATGGCCGGGGTCTTCAACCAGCTCGTGGGGCGCAACGCGCATCTGGCCGGGGAGCTTCAGCGGGTGCGCCGTGAGGTGGTGCGCCAGGGCAGGCTGGACGAGCGGATCACCGCGAGCCCCGGCCAGGGGGCCTGGACGACCAGTGTGGACGCGGCCAATCAGCTGGTGGACGCCCTGGTCGGGCCGGTGTGCAACGCCACCCGGGTGCTGGACGCCATCGCGTCGGGGGATCTGACCCAGCGGGTGGACCTGCACGACGGCAACCGTCAGCTCCGTGGCGATCTGCGGCGGCTGGGGCGCGGGGTGAACCGCACGGTGGACCAGCTGTCGCTGTTCACCGGGGAGCTGACCCGTATCGCCCGCGAGGTCGGCATCGAGGGGCGGCTGGGCGGCCGGGCCAAGGTGCGGGGGCTCTCCGGCGACTGGCGCATGGTGACGGAGGCCGTCAACACCATGGCCTCCCGGCTGACCGCACAGGTCCGCGACATCGCCGAGGTGACCACGGCGGTCGCCCGCGGTGACCTCACCCGCCAGGTGACCGTCGAGGCCACCGGTGAGCTGCTGGAGCTGAAGCTGACCGTGAACACCATGGTCGACCAGTTGCGGGCGTTCGCCGACGAGGTGACGCGGGTGGCGCGTGAGGTGGGCACCGAGGGCGAACTGGGCGGCCGGGCCCAGGTCCGTGGCGTCTCCGGGGTCTGGAAGGACCTTACGGACAGCGTCAACTTCATGGCGTCCAACCTGACCTCGCAGGTCCGCAACATCGCCCAGGTGACCACGGCGGTCGCCGACGGGGATCTCTCGCAGAAGATCACCGTGGACGCGAAGGGCGAGATCCTGCAGCTCAAGTCGAGGATCAACACCATGGTCGACCAGCTCTCCGCCTTCGCCGACGAGGTGACGCGGGTGGCGCGTGAGGTGGGCACCGAGGGCCGGCTCGGCGGCCGGGCCCAGGTCCGTGGCGTCTCCGGGGTCTGGCGGGACCTTACGGAGAACGTCAACTTCATGGCGGACAACCTGACCTCGCAGGTCCGCAACATCGCCCAGGTCGCCACCGCCGTGGCGGAGGGCGATCTGAGCAAGACGATCACGGTGGAGGCGAAGGGCGAGATCCTGGAGCTGAAGTCGACGATCAACACCATGGTGGACCGGCTGTCGTCCTTCGCCGACGAGGTGACGCGGGTGGCCCGTGAGGTGGGCACCGAGGGCAACCTCGGCGGTCAGGCCCAGGTCCGTGGCGTCTCCGGGGTCTGGAAGGACCTGACGGAGAACGTCAACTCCATGGCCCTGAATCTGACCTCGCAGGTCCGCAACATCGCCCAGGTGACCACGGCGGTCGCCGACGGCGATCTGTCGAAGAAGATCACGGTCAATGCCCGGGGCGAGATCCTGGAGCTCAAGGAGACCGTGAACTCCATGGTCCAGCAGCTGCGGGCGTTCGCCGACGAGGTGACGCGGGTGGCCCGTGAGGTGGGCACCGAGGGCCAGCTGGGCGGCCGGGCCGGGGTGCCGGGCGCCTCGGGCGTCTGGAAGGACCTCACGGACAACGTCAACTTCATGGCCTTCAATCTGACCTCGCAGGTCCGCAACATCGCCCAGGTCGCCACCGCCGTGGCGGAGGGCGATCTGAGCAAGAAGATCGACGTGGACGCGCGCGGCGAGATCCTGGAGCTGAAGACCACCATCAACACCATGGTCGACACGCTCTCCTCGTTCTCCTCCGAGGTGACCCGGGTGGCCCGCGAGGTCGGCAGCGAAGGCCGCCTCGGCGGCCAGGCCCGGGTCGAGGGCGTCTACGGCACCTGGAAGCGGCTGACCACCGGCGTCAACGAGCTCGCCCTCAACCTGACCACCCAGGTGCGCGCGATCGCCGAGGTCGCGTCCGCCGTCGCCCAGGGCGATATGTCCGGGTCCATCTCGGTCGAGGCGCAGGGCGAGGTGGCCGAGCTGAAGAACAACGTCAACCTGATGGTCGCCAACCTCCGCGAAACCACCCGCGCGAAGGACTGGCTGGAGTCCAACCTGGCCCGTATCGCCTCGCTGATGCAGGGCCACCGCGATCTGGTCGAGGTCGCCGATCTGATCCTGAGTGAGCTGACCCCGCTGGTCAACGCGCAGTTCGGGGCGTTCTTCCTCAGGGCTGGCGATACGGAGGCCGGTGCGGACGTCTGTGCGGAGGTGGGTATGGATGTCGGTGCGGATGCCGGTGCCGGGGTCGGTGCCGATGCCGGTACTGGGGACGGTGGCGTGGCCGGTGGTGGACAGGGGCTGGAGCTCATCGCCGGATACGGGACCGATCATTCCGCGGCCGGGGCCGATCAGTCCGCGACCCGGGGCGGTGGCCCGGCGCCGGGGACCGGTCCCCCCGGACGCGGGCTGGTCGCCCAAGCGGCGCTGGAGAAGAAGCGGATCCTCATCAACGACGTTCCGCCCGACTACATCACCATCAGCTCCGGACTGGGCTCCGCGCTCCCGGCCAGCGTGGTCATCCTGCCGATCCTCTACGAGGACCAGGTGCTCGGAGTGATCGAACTGGCCTCGTTCAGCCGGTTCAGCGAGGTCCACCTGGCCTTCATCGACCAGTTCGTCAACACCATCGGCGTCTCGATCAACACCATCATCGCCAACGCCCGCACCGAGTCGCTGCTCTCCGAATCCCAGCGGCTCACCACCGAGCTGCGCCAGCGCTCGGACGAGCTACAGCGCTCCAACGCGGAGCTGGAGGAGAAGGCCGCGCTGCTGGCCACCGCCTCCCAGTACAAGTCCGAGTTCCTGGCCAATATGTCGCATGAGCTGCGCACCCCGCTGAACTCGCTGCTCATCCTGGCCCGGCTGCTCGCGGACAACCCCGAGGGGCGGCTGTCCGGCCAGGAGGTGCAGTTCGCCGCGACCATCCACCGCTCCGGTTCCGATCTGCTCCAGCTGATCAACGACATCCTGGATCTGTCGAAGATCGAGGCGGGCCGGATGGACGTCCGCCCGAAGAAGCTGCCGCTGGTCAAGATCCTGGACTATGTGAACGCCACCTTCCGGCCGCTCGCCGCCGACCGGGGCCTGTCGTTCGAGATCGCCGTCGGCGAGGACGTACCGCGTGACATGTTCTCCGACGAGCAGCGGCTCCAGCAGATCCTGCGCAACCTGCTCTCCAACGCCCTGAAGTTCACCTCCTCGGGCGGGGTGACGCTGCGTGTCGAGCGCGTCCCGGCGGCGCGGTTCGAGGAGGAGACGCTGCGCGGCGCGGACGCCGTCATCGCCTTCTCCGTCACCGATACCGGTATCGGCATCCCTCCGGAGAAGCTGCCGGTGATCTTCGAGGCGTTCCAGCAGTCCGACGGCACCACCAGCCGCAAGTACGGCGGCACCGGCCTCGGCCTGTCCATCAGCCGGGAGATCGCCGGGATGCTCGGCGGCCGGATCGTGGCCGCGAGCGAGCTGGGCGTCGGCTCCCGCTTCACCCTCTACGTTCCGGCCCACTACCGGGGTGTCGCCCCGGTGCCCGACCCCTCGGACCCCAAGGCCACCGGTTCCACCGTCCCGGCGGTGGTCCGCCCGCAACCGGACGAGCCGCTGGCGGACACCGCCGACCACGCCCCGAGCGGGATCTTCGGGGAGACGGACACCCGGGTCGGCGGCCCGGCCCCGGGCGGCGAGACGGAGGGCGGGTCCGGGACCCAGGGCGGGTTCGGGGGTGAGTCCGAGGGGCGCGGCGACGGCGGGCCGGAGACCACGCAGCTCAAGGAGTGGCAGCACGGGCATTCCGGCCGGGTGCTTAACGGCCGCCGCATCCTGATCGTCGACGACGACATCCGGAACGTTTTCGCGCTCACCCATGTGCTGGGCCGGGTCGGTATGACGGTGAAGTACGCGGAGAACGGGCGCGAGGGGCTGGAGGTGCTGCACCGCAACCCCGACGTCTCGCTGGTTCTGATGGACGTGATGATGCCCGAGATGGACGGGTACGAGACGATCCGGGTCATCCGGAACACACCCCGTCTCGCCGATGTGCCGATCATCGCCCTGACCGCGAAGGTCATGCCCGGCGACCGCGAGAAGGCCATCGACAGCGGCGCCAACGGCTATGTCCCCAAACCCGTGGATGTCGACCGGCTGATGTCGGCGATCGTCGAACTGCTCGATTCGACGGGCGGGGCGGGGAGTGAGGGTGCCACGTCCGGGGATGACGGCGGGGATGGTGTCGGGGGCGACGGTGGTGACGACGCTGGGCGTGCGGGTGAGGGCGGAGGCGAGGACGAGGGTGTGGGCCAGGGCGGGAGCGTGTCCGCCGAGGCCGCTCCGCCGAGGCCGAGGCAGGGGGAGAGGTGA